A genomic segment from Pseudomonas sp. S09G 359 encodes:
- the speA gene encoding arginine decarboxylase, whose amino-acid sequence MSVRRTRKDDGSQWTVADSRSVYGIRHWGAGYFAINEAGRVEVRPNGPNSTPVDLYEQVDELRKSGLSLPLLVRFPDILQDRVRQLTGAFDSNIERLEYQSKYTALYPIKVNQQEAVIENIIATQNVSIGLEAGSKPELLAVLALAPKGGTIVCNGYKDREFIRLALMGQKLGHNVFIVIEKESEVELVIEEAASLKVKPQVGLRVRLSSLASSKWADTGGEKSKFGLSAAQLLSVVERFRAAGLDQGIRLLHFHMGSQIANLADYQHGFKEAIRYYGELRNLGLPVDHIDVGGGLGVDYDGTHSRNASSINYDMDDYAGVVVGMLKEFCDAQSLPHPNIFSESGRSLTAHHAMLVVQVTDVEKHNDEIPLIENKESLPETVQWLVDLLGPTDIEMVTETYWRATHYMSDVATQYADGKLTLAEKALAEQCYFAVCRRLHNSLKARQRSHRQVLDELNDKLADKYICNFSVFQSLPDTWAIGQVLPILPLHRLDEEPLRRAVLQDLTCDSDGKIKQYVDEQSIETSLPVHALNEGEDYLLGIFLVGAYQEILGDMHNLFGDTDSVNIYQREDGSVYSAGIETHDTIEDMLRYVHLSPEELMTHYRDKCASAKISASERTQFLDALRLGLTRSSYLSS is encoded by the coding sequence ATGTCCGTACGACGCACACGCAAAGATGATGGCAGCCAATGGACAGTTGCGGACAGCCGCAGTGTTTACGGGATTCGCCATTGGGGGGCCGGGTATTTCGCGATCAATGAAGCCGGTCGCGTAGAAGTCCGTCCGAACGGCCCGAACAGCACGCCGGTCGACCTCTACGAGCAAGTCGACGAGTTGCGCAAAAGCGGCCTGTCGCTGCCATTGCTGGTGCGCTTCCCCGACATCCTGCAAGACCGCGTGCGCCAGCTGACCGGTGCCTTCGATTCGAACATCGAACGCCTGGAATACCAGAGCAAGTACACCGCGCTGTACCCGATCAAGGTGAACCAGCAGGAAGCGGTGATCGAAAACATCATTGCCACCCAGAACGTGTCCATTGGCCTGGAAGCCGGCTCCAAGCCGGAGCTGTTGGCCGTGCTGGCCCTGGCGCCGAAGGGCGGCACCATCGTTTGCAACGGTTACAAGGACCGTGAGTTCATCCGCCTCGCGCTGATGGGCCAGAAGCTCGGCCACAATGTGTTCATCGTGATCGAGAAAGAATCCGAGGTTGAGCTGGTGATCGAAGAGGCGGCGAGCCTCAAGGTCAAGCCGCAGGTTGGCCTGCGCGTGCGCCTGTCGTCCCTGGCTTCGTCGAAATGGGCGGACACCGGCGGCGAGAAGTCCAAGTTCGGTTTGTCGGCGGCGCAGTTGCTGTCGGTGGTCGAGCGCTTCCGCGCGGCGGGCCTGGACCAGGGCATCCGCCTGCTGCACTTCCACATGGGCTCGCAGATCGCCAACCTGGCCGACTACCAGCACGGGTTCAAGGAAGCCATTCGTTACTACGGCGAACTGCGCAACCTCGGCCTGCCGGTGGACCACATCGACGTCGGCGGCGGCCTGGGCGTGGACTACGACGGTACCCACTCGCGCAACGCCAGCTCGATCAACTACGACATGGACGACTACGCCGGCGTGGTCGTGGGCATGCTCAAGGAATTCTGCGACGCGCAGAGCCTGCCGCACCCGAACATCTTCTCTGAGAGCGGCCGTTCCCTGACCGCCCACCACGCCATGCTGGTGGTGCAGGTCACCGACGTCGAGAAACACAACGACGAAATCCCGCTGATCGAAAACAAGGAAAGCCTGCCGGAAACCGTGCAATGGCTGGTGGACCTGCTTGGCCCGACCGACATCGAGATGGTCACCGAAACTTACTGGCGCGCCACCCACTACATGAGCGACGTGGCCACCCAGTACGCCGATGGCAAGCTGACCCTGGCCGAAAAAGCCCTGGCCGAACAGTGCTACTTCGCCGTGTGCCGCCGCCTGCACAACTCGTTGAAGGCCCGCCAGCGTTCGCACCGCCAAGTGCTGGACGAGCTCAACGACAAGCTGGCCGACAAGTACATCTGCAACTTCTCGGTATTCCAGAGCCTGCCGGACACCTGGGCCATCGGCCAGGTACTGCCGATCCTGCCGCTGCACCGCCTCGACGAAGAGCCGCTGCGCCGCGCGGTATTGCAGGATCTGACCTGCGACTCCGATGGCAAGATCAAGCAGTACGTCGACGAGCAGAGCATCGAGACCAGCCTGCCGGTGCATGCCCTGAACGAAGGGGAAGACTACCTGCTGGGGATCTTCCTGGTCGGCGCGTATCAAGAGATCCTGGGCGATATGCACAACCTGTTCGGTGACACCGACTCGGTGAACATCTACCAGCGCGAAGACGGTTCGGTGTACAGCGCCGGTATCGAGACCCACGACACCATCGAAGACATGCTGCGCTATGTGCACTTGTCGCCCGAGGAGTTGATGACGCACTACCGTGACAAGTGTGCGAGCGCGAAGATCTCTGCGTCGGAGCGTACGCAGTTCCTGGATGCGTTGCGTTTGGGTCTGACGCGTTCGTCCTACCTGTCCTCGTAA
- a CDS encoding alpha/beta hydrolase codes for MSSKYLQAITLALAALLAACSPIKVLNALTPSNTFTKTAAIAYGDDPRQKLDIYRPVSASQNAPVVVFFYGGSWNSGSKDDYGFVGEALASRGIVVVIADYRLYPQVRYPAFLQDGAHAVAWTYQHIADYGADPKQLYVMGHSSGAYNASMLALDARWLNAVGQAPSMLKGWIGLAGPYDFLPIENPDVKPVFFFPDSPPESQPINHVSHDAPPSLLIASTDDNLVNPTRNTGGLANKLREAGVPVETFYFTKTNHQTLVAAMSKPLRWLAPVLERVTAFINSTPDA; via the coding sequence ATGTCGAGCAAATACCTGCAAGCGATCACCCTGGCATTGGCTGCATTGCTTGCAGCCTGCTCCCCAATCAAAGTCCTCAACGCCCTCACCCCTTCAAACACCTTCACCAAAACCGCCGCCATCGCCTACGGCGACGACCCTCGCCAGAAACTCGATATCTACCGCCCCGTCAGCGCCTCGCAAAACGCGCCTGTGGTGGTGTTTTTCTACGGCGGCAGTTGGAACAGCGGTTCCAAGGATGACTACGGTTTTGTCGGCGAAGCCCTGGCCTCACGTGGCATCGTGGTGGTGATCGCCGACTACCGGCTTTACCCGCAGGTGCGTTACCCCGCGTTTCTCCAGGATGGCGCCCACGCGGTAGCCTGGACCTATCAGCACATCGCCGACTACGGCGCCGACCCCAAGCAGCTCTATGTGATGGGCCACAGCTCCGGCGCGTACAACGCCTCGATGCTGGCGCTGGATGCGCGTTGGCTGAACGCTGTGGGCCAGGCGCCGTCGATGCTCAAGGGCTGGATCGGCCTGGCCGGGCCGTACGACTTCCTGCCGATTGAAAACCCGGACGTGAAACCGGTGTTTTTCTTCCCCGACTCACCGCCGGAGTCGCAGCCGATCAACCACGTCAGCCACGACGCGCCGCCCAGCCTGCTGATCGCCTCGACCGATGACAACTTGGTCAACCCCACGCGCAATACCGGTGGGCTGGCCAACAAGCTGCGAGAAGCCGGCGTGCCGGTAGAAACGTTTTACTTCACCAAGACCAACCACCAGACCCTGGTGGCGGCCATGTCCAAGCCACTACGCTGGCTGGCGCCGGTGCTGGAGCGGGTCACGGCCTTTATCAACTCCACCCCGGACGCTTAA
- a CDS encoding M91 family zinc metallopeptidase, which produces MNILAMPSIYPVFTPPSAADVPDGAQHRSTLVDDGTTKIQHLSTYVTDQQGKRSLDVSRVLITTTDKADNVKISVGANHQLNARINGKDYKLPLTANNDSHALTIKTEGGNDRISVDKHVNIETHIHSGDGDDYIAANGRSGSVNAGKGNDYLRLGTGHMVAFGGDGDDVMIAGSGNAVLSGGKGNDKLYADYFSQKTNLRQVYLNGDQGNDELYGGSGKTVLSGGLGNDKLVGYRQTTIYTGAGADTVYSYDTKDQIYAKKTDSVHSLAQVKPKHVEYTDAGKTGFTIKGPEPFVEQVENYLEHLRGSPAGQRMLQEMDRLAEKNRNSVTIIPAAFIGRNSYRFGNEFRNNISDDDYDQYKDRPELGYIKDGAPGSVATHAEIEFHPDYFEKLFSISPLLALYHEMSHAYNGATGTNIPGEGPVFSTAEGPTTVENNEYQAVGLTTGGQPFDFDNDPLTPPTDTNPSPFNENALRKEMGVPLRDRYHLDEPSRLV; this is translated from the coding sequence ATGAACATTCTTGCGATGCCATCAATCTATCCCGTCTTTACTCCCCCCAGCGCTGCCGACGTACCGGATGGCGCGCAACATCGATCAACGTTAGTTGATGATGGAACTACCAAGATTCAACATCTTTCAACCTATGTAACCGATCAGCAAGGCAAGCGCTCCCTTGATGTCAGCCGAGTCCTGATCACTACAACCGACAAGGCTGACAACGTAAAGATCAGCGTAGGCGCAAACCACCAGCTCAACGCGCGTATCAACGGCAAAGACTACAAACTCCCACTGACTGCCAACAATGACTCGCACGCGCTGACAATAAAAACCGAGGGAGGCAATGACCGCATCAGCGTCGACAAGCACGTCAACATTGAGACACACATACACAGTGGCGACGGTGATGACTATATCGCTGCAAATGGGCGCTCCGGTAGCGTGAACGCAGGCAAGGGTAACGATTACCTTCGCCTGGGCACCGGCCATATGGTCGCCTTTGGCGGTGATGGCGACGACGTAATGATCGCAGGCAGCGGCAACGCCGTACTGTCGGGCGGCAAAGGCAACGACAAGTTATATGCCGACTACTTCTCCCAGAAAACCAATCTGCGTCAGGTTTACCTCAATGGCGACCAAGGTAATGACGAACTCTACGGCGGGTCTGGTAAAACGGTTCTGAGTGGCGGGCTCGGCAACGATAAGCTCGTGGGATATCGCCAGACCACTATCTATACCGGTGCGGGCGCAGACACGGTCTATTCCTACGACACTAAGGATCAGATCTACGCCAAGAAAACCGATTCGGTTCACAGCCTGGCACAGGTAAAACCGAAACACGTCGAATACACCGACGCAGGCAAAACAGGCTTCACGATAAAGGGGCCTGAACCATTCGTTGAACAGGTAGAGAACTACCTTGAACATCTCAGGGGGTCGCCGGCCGGCCAGCGAATGCTTCAGGAAATGGACCGTTTGGCCGAAAAAAATCGAAACTCCGTCACCATAATCCCCGCTGCCTTCATCGGGAGAAACTCCTATCGTTTTGGAAACGAGTTTAGAAATAACATCAGCGACGACGACTATGATCAGTACAAAGACCGGCCTGAGCTTGGTTACATAAAAGACGGCGCACCCGGCTCTGTAGCGACCCACGCGGAAATAGAATTTCACCCCGATTATTTTGAGAAACTCTTTTCAATCTCTCCGCTACTTGCCCTCTACCATGAGATGAGCCATGCCTATAACGGCGCCACCGGTACAAATATTCCGGGGGAAGGCCCCGTTTTCAGTACGGCAGAAGGCCCAACGACCGTTGAAAACAACGAATATCAGGCGGTAGGGCTTACCACCGGGGGGCAGCCCTTCGACTTCGATAACGACCCACTGACGCCGCCGACAGACACCAACCCCTCCCCCTTCAACGAAAATGCCTTGCGTAAAGAGATGGGCGTGCCACTGCGTGACCGTTATCACCTGGACGAACCCTCACGCCTCGTTTAA
- a CDS encoding MATE family efflux transporter, giving the protein MPTLLTDWRHRPTHRRVWALAAPMILSNISVPLVALVDSMVIGHLPHAHQLGAVAVGASLYTFLAWAMGFLRMGSTGFAAQAAGRGDGAALRQILLQGLLLALGLAMVLGTVGIPFSHLALEWMQPSPELNQLTQDFFHTRLFGLPAALASYALVGWFLGTQNARAPLAILLTTNLVNIALNLWFVLGLDWGVVGSARASVIAEWTGALLGLAMTQKALRAYPGHIAWGALKLWQSWRPLLAVNRDIFIRSLALQSVFFMITVQGARLGDATVAANALLLNGLLLTAHALDGLAHAVEALCGHAIGAHDRPALRRSLVVAGGWSLIASVGFALLFSVAGHLFIAMQTDIPSVRETADLYLPYLALLPLIAVWSYLLDGLFIGATRAREMRNGMLLTVLLTLPFAWALQGLGNHGLWLTFLLFMALRSVTLWAISWRLAKQDAWLSAP; this is encoded by the coding sequence ATGCCTACCCTGCTCACCGACTGGCGCCACCGCCCGACCCACCGCCGCGTCTGGGCCCTGGCCGCGCCGATGATCCTGTCGAATATCTCGGTGCCGCTGGTGGCGTTGGTCGACAGCATGGTCATCGGCCACCTGCCCCATGCCCATCAACTCGGGGCCGTGGCCGTTGGCGCGAGCCTCTACACCTTCCTCGCCTGGGCCATGGGCTTTCTGCGCATGGGCTCCACCGGGTTCGCCGCCCAGGCCGCCGGGCGTGGGGATGGCGCGGCGCTGAGGCAGATACTGCTGCAAGGTTTGCTGCTGGCACTCGGCCTGGCGATGGTGCTGGGCACTGTCGGCATTCCCTTCAGCCATCTGGCGCTGGAATGGATGCAGCCCTCGCCCGAGCTGAACCAACTGACCCAGGATTTCTTCCACACCCGCCTGTTTGGCCTGCCCGCCGCGCTGGCCAGTTATGCATTGGTCGGCTGGTTCCTGGGAACCCAAAACGCTCGGGCGCCGCTGGCGATTTTGCTCACCACCAACCTGGTCAACATCGCGTTGAACCTGTGGTTCGTCCTCGGCCTGGACTGGGGCGTGGTCGGCTCCGCCCGCGCCTCGGTGATCGCCGAATGGACCGGCGCCTTGCTTGGCCTGGCCATGACGCAAAAAGCCCTGCGCGCCTACCCCGGGCATATCGCCTGGGGCGCGTTGAAATTATGGCAAAGCTGGCGCCCGCTGCTGGCGGTCAATCGCGACATCTTCATCCGCAGCCTCGCGTTGCAATCGGTGTTTTTCATGATCACGGTGCAAGGCGCGCGCCTCGGCGATGCCACCGTCGCGGCCAACGCGCTGCTGCTCAACGGCCTGCTGCTGACCGCCCACGCGTTGGACGGCCTGGCCCATGCGGTCGAAGCCCTGTGCGGCCACGCCATCGGAGCCCACGACCGCCCCGCCTTGCGCCGCTCGCTGGTGGTGGCCGGCGGTTGGTCGCTGATCGCCAGCGTCGGGTTTGCCCTGCTGTTCAGCGTCGCCGGCCATCTGTTCATTGCCATGCAAACCGATATCCCCAGCGTGCGCGAAACCGCCGACCTGTACCTGCCGTACCTGGCGCTGTTGCCGTTGATTGCGGTGTGGAGTTACTTGCTGGACGGCCTGTTTATCGGCGCCACCCGCGCGCGGGAGATGCGCAACGGGATGTTGCTGACCGTGCTGCTCACGCTGCCGTTCGCCTGGGCCTTGCAGGGGCTGGGCAACCATGGGCTGTGGCTGACGTTCCTGCTGTTTATGGCGTTACGCAGTGTGACCCTGTGGGCCATTTCTTGGCGCCTCGCTAAACAGGACGCTTGGCTCAGCGCCCCCTGA
- a CDS encoding alpha-2-macroglobulin — MLNKGLILACALALLSACDSSDKPAAPPAPTVAVAPKPAKAAVDVAALKQRYAGRELSVVDVSEVQLDGASTLSVSFSIPLDPEQKFADKLRLVDSKSGKVDGAWELSDNLMELRLRHLEPQRKLVLTVDAGVKAVNANTLAAEYSARLETRDLQATVGFASRGTLLPTRLAEGLPVIALNVDKIDVEFFRIKPESLPSFLAQWGRNTSLQSYESRELLPLADLVYGGRFDLNPARNTRETLLLPIAGLKQLQQPGVYLAVMRASGTYNYSQPATLFTLSDIGLSVHRYANRLDVFTQALEGGKALDGVDLEVLDADGRVLGQGKTEKGGHAELPLPKKAQVLLAKTGEQTSLLRLDSAALDLAEFDIGGQPSHPLQFFVFGPRDLYRPGETVLLNALLRDKDGNAVKPQPVSVEVRRPDEQVSRKFVWDADASGLYQYQLQLNSEAPTGRWQLVFDLGDGKPQLYEFLVEDFLPERLALELKGSDTALSPADNPVIHVNGRYLYGAPASGNRVSGQVYVRPLREAVKALPGYQFGSVTEEELSQDFELDESVLDAKGQEDLTLESKWAEAKSPLQLIVQASLHESGGRPITRRLVQPIWPAEQLPGLRGLFDGKETNGDGPAEFEVLLANQDGHKLAAQNLKVRLVRERRDYYWNYSDSDGWSYHFNEKFLNLDEQTLNIKAGDTAKVSFQVEWGPYRVEVEDPQTGLVSSLRFWAGYQAQDNTEGGAVRPDQVKLALDKPAYGDGDTANVTVTPPAAGKGYLLVESAEGPLWWQEIDVPAEGKSFAVKLDPKWSRHDLYVSALVIRPGERKANITPKRAVGLLHLPLDRTQRKLGVTLTAPEKMRPKQPLTVKIAARNADGSVPKQVHVLVAAVDVGILNITEYPTPDPYSSLFGRKAYGVDQFDIYGQLIEAGQGRLASLAFGGDAALAKGGKRPDTSVTIVALQSAPVTLNEQGEGEVSVNIPDFNGELRLMAQAWSDDRYGMAEAKTVIAAPLIAELSAPRFLAGGDQTSLALDLSNLSGKAQKLDVQLSAEGQLELVNTGAQTFELKQGQRTTLHIPVKAWGGLGHGKVKVMVNGLDLPGENLPPFSREWTLGVRPAYPALLKHYRAVLKNESWSLPAGTLDQFDASGREALLSLSSRPPLNLGAQISALKAYPYGCLEQTASGLYPSLYADDALLKRLSIKGEPDAERKRKIELGIERLLGMQRYNGSFGLWGADGEEEYWLTAYVTDFLLRARDQGFAVPPEALKKASERLLRYVQERNLIEVDYSDNADHTRFAVQAYAGMVLARSQQAPLGALRSIFERRSEARSGLPLVQLAIALQKMGDQPRADQALLAGLAAQRNANEWLADYGSPLRDQAMILALLEENDLAKGKREERLFALSDQLAASPYLSTQERNSLFLAGRLGFAKPEANWQVSLTGSGGVHELNNQQSTLALEGKQLSSDLALSNQGDTPVYQQLSISGYPQVPPAAGGDNLSIRREYLGMNGQPLNLRSLNSGDLVLVHLAVSAKQRVPDALVVDLLPAGLELENQNLAQSAASLENASSQVKEWREAMQNSTLKHQEFRDDRYVAAMNLDGSGTTHLLYLARAVTPGTYRVPPPQVESMYRPNWQAVGETPADLVIKGR, encoded by the coding sequence ATGCTGAACAAAGGACTGATCCTGGCTTGCGCGCTGGCCCTGCTGAGCGCCTGCGATTCCTCCGACAAACCGGCAGCACCGCCTGCGCCAACGGTAGCGGTGGCCCCCAAACCGGCCAAGGCGGCAGTGGATGTGGCGGCGCTCAAGCAGCGTTATGCCGGGCGTGAGTTGAGTGTGGTGGACGTGTCCGAGGTGCAACTGGACGGCGCCAGTACCTTGTCGGTGAGCTTTTCCATCCCGCTGGACCCGGAGCAGAAGTTCGCCGACAAGCTGCGCCTGGTGGACAGCAAGTCGGGCAAGGTCGATGGCGCGTGGGAGCTGTCCGATAACCTGATGGAATTGCGCCTGCGCCACCTGGAGCCGCAGCGCAAGCTGGTGCTGACGGTGGATGCCGGGGTCAAGGCGGTCAACGCCAACACACTCGCCGCCGAGTACAGCGCCCGCCTGGAAACCCGTGACCTGCAAGCCACCGTCGGCTTCGCTAGCCGCGGCACCTTGCTGCCGACGCGCCTGGCCGAGGGCCTGCCGGTGATCGCGCTGAACGTCGACAAGATCGACGTCGAATTCTTCCGCATCAAGCCCGAATCCCTGCCGTCGTTCCTCGCGCAATGGGGCCGCAACACCAGCCTGCAAAGTTATGAATCCCGCGAGCTGCTGCCGTTGGCCGACCTGGTCTACGGTGGCCGCTTCGACCTCAACCCGGCGCGCAATACCCGCGAAACCCTGTTGCTGCCGATCGCTGGCCTCAAGCAATTGCAGCAACCGGGCGTCTACCTGGCGGTGATGCGCGCCTCGGGCACTTACAATTATTCGCAACCGGCCACGCTGTTCACCTTGAGTGATATAGGCCTGTCGGTGCACCGCTACGCCAATCGCCTGGACGTGTTTACCCAGGCCCTCGAAGGTGGCAAGGCGCTGGACGGCGTCGACCTTGAAGTGCTGGATGCCGATGGCCGCGTGCTGGGCCAGGGCAAGACTGAGAAGGGTGGGCATGCCGAGCTGCCACTGCCGAAAAAGGCCCAGGTGCTGCTGGCCAAGACAGGCGAGCAGACCAGCCTGCTGCGCCTGGACAGCGCCGCGCTGGACCTGGCCGAGTTCGATATCGGCGGTCAGCCTTCGCACCCGTTGCAGTTCTTTGTGTTCGGCCCACGCGACCTGTATCGCCCCGGCGAAACCGTGCTGCTCAATGCGCTGCTGCGCGACAAGGATGGCAATGCCGTCAAGCCGCAGCCGGTCAGCGTCGAAGTGCGCCGCCCGGACGAGCAGGTGAGCCGCAAGTTTGTCTGGGATGCCGATGCGTCCGGCCTCTATCAATATCAACTGCAATTGAACAGCGAGGCGCCCACCGGGCGTTGGCAGTTGGTGTTCGACCTGGGCGATGGCAAGCCGCAGCTGTATGAATTCCTTGTCGAAGACTTCCTGCCCGAGCGCCTGGCGCTGGAGCTCAAAGGCAGCGATACGGCGTTGAGCCCGGCCGACAACCCGGTCATCCACGTTAACGGGCGTTACCTCTACGGCGCGCCGGCGTCGGGCAACCGGGTCAGCGGCCAGGTGTATGTGCGCCCCCTGCGCGAAGCGGTCAAGGCGCTGCCGGGCTATCAGTTCGGCTCCGTCACCGAAGAAGAGCTGAGCCAGGATTTCGAGCTGGACGAAAGTGTGCTCGATGCCAAGGGCCAGGAAGACCTGACCCTGGAAAGCAAATGGGCCGAGGCCAAGTCGCCGCTGCAATTGATCGTGCAAGCCAGCCTGCACGAGTCGGGCGGCCGGCCGATCACCCGGCGCCTGGTGCAGCCGATCTGGCCGGCCGAGCAACTGCCGGGCCTGCGCGGGTTGTTTGATGGCAAGGAAACCAATGGCGATGGCCCGGCGGAATTCGAAGTGCTGCTGGCCAACCAGGACGGGCACAAACTCGCCGCGCAGAACCTCAAGGTGCGCCTGGTGCGCGAGCGTCGCGACTACTACTGGAACTACTCCGACAGCGATGGCTGGAGCTACCATTTCAACGAAAAATTCCTCAACCTCGACGAACAGACCTTGAACATCAAGGCCGGTGATACCGCCAAGGTCAGCTTCCAGGTGGAGTGGGGCCCTTACCGCGTCGAGGTCGAAGACCCGCAGACCGGGCTGGTCAGCAGCCTGCGCTTCTGGGCCGGCTACCAGGCCCAGGACAACACCGAAGGCGGCGCCGTGCGCCCCGACCAGGTCAAGCTGGCGCTGGACAAACCCGCGTATGGCGACGGCGATACCGCCAACGTCACGGTCACGCCGCCGGCAGCCGGTAAAGGCTACCTGCTGGTGGAGTCGGCCGAAGGGCCGCTGTGGTGGCAGGAAATCGACGTGCCGGCCGAGGGTAAAAGCTTCGCGGTGAAGCTCGACCCGAAATGGTCGCGCCATGACCTGTACGTGAGCGCCCTGGTGATTCGCCCCGGCGAGCGCAAAGCCAATATCACCCCCAAACGTGCCGTAGGCCTGCTGCACCTGCCGCTGGACCGTACTCAGCGCAAGCTGGGCGTGACCCTCACTGCGCCGGAAAAAATGCGCCCCAAACAACCACTGACGGTGAAAATCGCCGCCAGGAATGCGGATGGCAGCGTGCCCAAGCAGGTGCATGTGCTAGTCGCGGCGGTGGACGTGGGCATTCTCAATATCACCGAATACCCGACACCCGATCCTTACTCCAGCCTGTTCGGTCGCAAGGCCTATGGCGTCGACCAGTTCGACATCTATGGCCAGTTGATCGAAGCCGGGCAGGGCCGCCTGGCCAGCCTGGCATTCGGCGGTGATGCGGCGTTGGCCAAGGGCGGCAAGCGCCCGGACACCAGCGTGACTATCGTCGCCCTGCAAAGCGCGCCGGTGACCTTGAATGAGCAGGGCGAGGGCGAAGTCAGCGTCAACATCCCGGACTTCAACGGTGAGCTGCGCCTGATGGCCCAGGCCTGGAGCGATGACCGCTACGGCATGGCCGAAGCCAAGACCGTGATCGCCGCGCCGCTGATCGCCGAGCTGTCGGCGCCGCGTTTCCTCGCGGGTGGCGACCAGACCAGCCTGGCGCTGGACCTGTCCAACCTGTCGGGCAAGGCGCAGAAGCTGGATGTGCAACTGAGTGCCGAAGGGCAGCTGGAATTGGTCAACACTGGCGCGCAAACCTTCGAATTGAAGCAGGGCCAGCGCACCACGCTGCATATCCCGGTGAAAGCCTGGGGTGGCCTGGGGCATGGTAAGGTCAAGGTCATGGTGAACGGCCTCGACCTGCCGGGTGAAAACCTGCCGCCGTTCAGTCGCGAATGGACCTTGGGTGTGCGCCCGGCGTACCCGGCATTGCTCAAGCATTACCGCGCGGTGCTCAAAAACGAATCGTGGAGCCTGCCTGCTGGCACGCTGGACCAGTTTGATGCCTCGGGGCGCGAGGCGTTGCTGAGCCTGTCGAGCCGGCCGCCGCTGAACCTCGGCGCGCAGATCAGCGCGCTGAAGGCTTACCCTTACGGTTGCCTGGAGCAGACGGCCAGCGGCTTGTATCCGTCGCTGTATGCCGACGACGCCTTGCTCAAGCGCTTGAGCATCAAGGGTGAGCCGGATGCCGAGCGCAAACGCAAGATCGAGCTGGGCATCGAACGCCTGCTGGGCATGCAGCGCTACAATGGCAGTTTCGGTTTGTGGGGCGCCGATGGCGAAGAAGAATATTGGCTGACCGCGTATGTCACCGACTTCCTGCTGCGGGCCCGTGACCAAGGGTTTGCCGTGCCGCCTGAAGCCTTGAAAAAAGCCAGCGAGCGCCTGCTGCGTTACGTGCAGGAGCGCAACCTGATCGAAGTCGACTACAGCGACAACGCCGACCACACCCGCTTTGCCGTGCAAGCCTACGCGGGCATGGTGCTGGCGCGCAGCCAGCAGGCACCGTTGGGCGCGTTGCGCAGTATTTTTGAGCGGCGCAGCGAGGCGCGCTCTGGCTTGCCATTGGTGCAGTTGGCCATCGCGCTGCAGAAGATGGGTGACCAGCCGCGCGCCGATCAGGCCTTGCTCGCCGGGTTGGCGGCGCAACGCAATGCCAATGAATGGCTGGCCGATTACGGCAGCCCATTGCGCGACCAGGCGATGATTCTGGCCCTGCTTGAAGAAAATGACCTGGCCAAGGGCAAGCGCGAGGAGCGTTTGTTCGCGCTGTCGGATCAATTGGCGGCCAGCCCGTACCTGTCGACCCAGGAGCGTAATTCGTTGTTCCTGGCCGGGCGCCTGGGGTTCGCTAAGCCCGAGGCCAACTGGCAGGTGTCGCTGACCGGCAGCGGCGGTGTGCATGAGTTGAATAACCAGCAATCGACCCTGGCACTGGAGGGTAAGCAGCTGTCCAGCGACCTGGCCTTGAGCAATCAGGGGGATACACCGGTGTACCAGCAGTTGAGCATTTCCGGTTATCCACAGGTGCCGCCGGCAGCGGGGGGCGACAACCTGAGCATCCGCCGTGAGTACCTGGGCATGAACGGCCAGCCGTTGAACCTGCGCAGCCTCAACAGTGGCGACCTGGTGTTGGTGCATCTGGCCGTGAGCGCCAAGCAGCGTGTGCCCGACGCCCTGGTGGTGGACTTGCTACCGGCGGGCCTGGAGCTGGAAAACCAGAACCTGGCGCAAAGCGCCGCCAGCCTGGAAAACGCCAGCAGCCAAGTGAAGGAGTGGCGTGAGGCGATGCAGAACTCGACCCTCAAGCATCAGGAGTTCAGGGATGACCGCTATGTCGCGGCGATGAATCTGGACGGTTCGGGGACTACGCACCTGCTGTACCTGGCGCGTGCCGTGACACCGGGGACGTATCGAGTGCCGCCGCCGCAGGTGGAGTCGATGTACCGGCCGAACTGGCAGGCGGTGGGGGAGACTCCGGCGGATCTGGTGATCAAGGGCCGCTGA